One part of the Arthrobacter sp. EM1 genome encodes these proteins:
- the glnA gene encoding type I glutamate--ammonia ligase gives MFKTADEVLKFIKDEDVKFVDIRFTDLPGVQQHFNVPAKSVDADFFVNGQLFDGSSIRGFQGIAESDMQLIPDVTTAFLDTFRMEKTLALNFSIVNPRTGDPYHRDPRGVAEKAEAYLASTGIADTAFFAPEAEFFVFDNVQYQSSPQGSFYKIDSEEAHWNTGREEEGGNLGYKTPIKGGYFPVSPTDKQADLRDAMCIALDEAGLEVERSHHEVGSAGQAEINYKFTTLTHAADDLQKFKYVIKNTADAWGKSVTFMPKPVFGDNGSGMHCHQSLWTGGEPLFYDEKGYAGLSDMARWYIGGLLKHSSAVLAFTNPTVNSYRRLVKGFEAPVNMVYSQGNRSAGIRIPITGSNPKAKRIEFRAPDPSSNPYLAFAAQLMAGIDGIRNRIEPPAPIDKDLYELPAEEAKDIPKAPGTLEEALDALADDNEFLQAGGVFTQDLIDTWIEYKYENEIRPLSLRPNPYEFELYYGV, from the coding sequence ATGTTCAAGACTGCGGACGAAGTCCTCAAGTTCATCAAAGACGAAGACGTAAAGTTCGTCGATATTCGCTTCACCGACCTCCCCGGCGTTCAGCAGCACTTTAATGTGCCGGCCAAGAGTGTCGACGCGGACTTCTTCGTCAATGGCCAACTCTTCGACGGTTCGTCGATCCGTGGCTTCCAGGGCATCGCCGAGTCGGACATGCAGCTCATCCCGGACGTTACGACGGCGTTCCTGGACACGTTCCGCATGGAGAAGACTCTTGCGTTGAACTTCTCGATCGTCAACCCACGCACGGGTGACCCGTACCACCGCGATCCCCGCGGCGTGGCTGAGAAAGCGGAGGCCTACCTGGCTTCCACCGGCATCGCCGACACCGCCTTCTTTGCGCCGGAGGCTGAGTTCTTCGTCTTCGACAACGTCCAGTACCAGTCTTCTCCGCAGGGCAGCTTCTACAAGATCGACTCCGAGGAAGCTCACTGGAACACCGGCCGCGAGGAAGAGGGCGGAAACCTCGGGTACAAGACCCCGATCAAGGGCGGCTACTTCCCGGTCTCCCCCACCGACAAGCAGGCCGACCTCCGCGATGCCATGTGCATCGCCCTGGACGAAGCCGGCCTTGAGGTTGAGCGCAGCCACCACGAGGTCGGTTCCGCCGGCCAGGCTGAGATCAACTACAAGTTCACCACCCTGACCCACGCAGCTGATGACCTGCAGAAGTTCAAGTACGTCATCAAAAACACTGCCGATGCCTGGGGCAAGTCGGTCACCTTTATGCCGAAGCCGGTTTTTGGTGACAACGGTTCGGGCATGCACTGCCACCAGTCGCTGTGGACCGGTGGCGAGCCGCTGTTCTACGACGAAAAGGGTTATGCGGGACTCTCGGACATGGCGCGCTGGTACATCGGCGGCCTGCTCAAGCACTCCTCTGCCGTGCTCGCGTTCACCAACCCGACGGTGAACTCCTACCGCCGCCTGGTCAAGGGTTTCGAAGCCCCGGTCAACATGGTTTACTCGCAGGGCAACCGCTCAGCCGGTATCCGGATCCCGATCACGGGCTCCAACCCCAAGGCCAAGCGCATCGAGTTCCGCGCACCGGACCCCTCCTCCAACCCGTACCTGGCCTTCGCGGCCCAGCTGATGGCCGGCATCGATGGCATCCGCAACCGCATCGAGCCGCCCGCTCCGATCGACAAGGACCTTTACGAGCTCCCCGCCGAGGAAGCCAAGGACATCCCGAAGGCGCCCGGCACGCTCGAAGAGGCCTTGGATGCCCTGGCCGATGACAACGAGTTCCTCCAGGCCGGCGGCGTCTTCACCCAGGACCTGATCGACACCTGGATCGAATACAAGTACGAGAACGAGATCCGTCCGCTCTCGCTGCGACCGAACCCCTACGAGTTCGAGCTGTACTACGGCGTCTAG